One Rhodobacteraceae bacterium M385 genomic region harbors:
- the frr gene encoding ribosome recycling factor encodes MSDDFMLDTDDLERRMEGAIASLRTEFASLRTGRASASMLEPVMVDAYGAMTPINQVGTVNVPEPRMVTVNVWDKGLVNKVEKAIRESGLGINPQLNGTIIMLPIPELNEERRRELTKVAGTYAENARVAVRNVRRDGMDQVKKAKADGLGEDDQKFWEGAVQELTDTFIKRVDDQLEIKQEEIMQV; translated from the coding sequence ATGTCCGACGATTTCATGCTCGACACTGATGATCTGGAGCGGCGGATGGAGGGGGCGATTGCATCGCTTCGCACCGAATTCGCCTCGCTTCGCACCGGGCGCGCCAGTGCTTCCATGCTGGAGCCCGTGATGGTGGACGCCTACGGCGCGATGACGCCGATCAACCAAGTGGGCACAGTGAACGTCCCCGAGCCGCGCATGGTGACGGTGAATGTTTGGGACAAGGGCCTTGTAAACAAGGTCGAGAAAGCCATTCGTGAAAGTGGCCTTGGCATCAACCCACAGTTGAACGGCACGATCATCATGCTGCCGATCCCCGAGTTGAACGAGGAACGGCGCCGGGAATTGACCAAGGTTGCCGGCACCTACGCCGAAAACGCCCGGGTCGCGGTGCGCAACGTGCGCCGGGATGGCATGGATCAGGTGAAGAAAGCCAAAGCCGACGGTCTTGGCGAAGACGACCAGAAATTCTGGGAAGGCGCGGTGCAAGAGCTGACCGATACGTTCATCAAGCGCGTGGACGATCAGTTGGAGATCAAACAAGAAGAGATCATGCAAGTTTAA
- a CDS encoding Hint domain-containing protein, which yields MATTTVNHLYIGKLTIIDNNEADYDTDNAQAIQGTYGHGDLEIVEVTQNDPEGDGIIHDDEHGSGDTISYTTSDGSYTQPVDASILYNAVVTARDGTQFSTSLIVKQMQNGDTFVVDPEGGSLDNIKITSIQLVSPASTNYVGAAERYSVENSVVCFCSGTLIDTPNGPVRVETLRPGDQVLTADHGPQTLRWIGGQRLPHPGLHAPIKISTGALGNGLPNQPLAVSPQHRILVQSPIVQRMFGVTEVLVPALRLLDHPGVAQAPGDTPTRYWHMLFDRHEVVCANGIWAESLFLGPEAVKSIGAAAVAEILSIFAVDSLDDLEQLTRTHARPVPAPKRQKRLAQRHIANLRAWQAQRPATALPSRGRA from the coding sequence ATGGCGACAACGACGGTAAACCATCTATACATCGGCAAATTGACGATCATCGACAATAACGAAGCCGATTATGACACTGATAATGCTCAGGCCATCCAAGGCACCTATGGTCACGGGGATCTGGAGATTGTCGAAGTCACCCAGAACGACCCTGAAGGGGACGGTATTATCCATGATGACGAACATGGAAGCGGCGATACAATAAGCTACACCACCAGCGATGGCAGCTATACGCAGCCCGTGGACGCCTCCATCCTATATAACGCAGTCGTCACGGCACGGGATGGCACCCAGTTTTCGACCTCTCTTATCGTAAAGCAAATGCAAAACGGCGACACGTTTGTTGTCGATCCGGAAGGGGGCAGCCTCGACAATATCAAGATCACAAGCATCCAGCTTGTCTCGCCGGCCTCTACAAATTACGTCGGGGCCGCCGAGCGCTACTCGGTCGAGAATTCAGTGGTGTGCTTTTGTTCTGGCACCTTGATCGATACGCCAAACGGCCCGGTGCGGGTGGAAACGCTGCGCCCCGGCGATCAGGTGCTTACCGCCGATCACGGCCCCCAGACCCTGCGATGGATTGGCGGGCAACGGCTGCCCCACCCCGGCCTCCATGCCCCGATCAAGATTTCGACGGGCGCGTTGGGCAATGGATTGCCAAACCAGCCCCTGGCGGTCTCTCCACAACACCGCATCTTGGTGCAATCGCCCATCGTGCAGCGCATGTTCGGCGTGACCGAGGTTCTTGTACCCGCCCTGCGCCTGCTGGATCATCCCGGCGTGGCCCAAGCCCCCGGCGACACGCCGACGCGGTATTGGCACATGCTATTTGATAGGCATGAAGTCGTCTGCGCCAACGGCATATGGGCAGAATCGCTGTTTCTGGGGCCAGAGGCGGTGAAATCCATTGGCGCGGCGGCGGTCGCAGAAATCCTGTCGATCTTTGCAGTGGACAGCCTGGACGATCTTGAACAACTCACCCGAACCCACGCGCGCCCGGTGCCCGCGCCCAAACGCCAGAAGCGGCTGGCACAGCGCCACATTGCCAATTTGCGGGCGTGGCAGGCCCAAAGACCCGCCACAGCCCTGCCTAGTCGTGGACGCGCGTGA
- the pyrH gene encoding UMP kinase, with protein sequence MPNDVTSDANSGDDVRYKRVMLKISGEALMGDQGFGLHPPTVERIAKEIQSVHELGVEICLVIGGGNIFRGLQGSAQGMERTTADYMGMLATVMNALAMQGALESLNVYTRVISAITMNEVAEPYIRRRAIRHLEKKRVCIFAAGTGNPYFTTDTAATLRASEMDCEAIFKGTKVDGVYDKDPAKHADAKRYESVTYDEVLAQHLGVMDASAIALARENDLPIMVFSLDEPGGFRTILSGQGTFTRVHD encoded by the coding sequence ATGCCAAATGATGTCACCTCTGACGCAAATTCCGGGGACGACGTGCGCTACAAGCGCGTCATGTTGAAAATCTCAGGCGAGGCGCTGATGGGCGATCAGGGGTTCGGGTTGCACCCGCCCACGGTGGAGCGGATCGCCAAGGAAATCCAATCGGTTCATGAGCTCGGCGTGGAAATCTGCCTGGTGATCGGCGGCGGCAACATCTTTCGGGGTCTGCAAGGCAGCGCCCAAGGGATGGAGCGGACGACGGCCGATTACATGGGCATGTTGGCCACAGTGATGAACGCGCTGGCGATGCAGGGCGCGTTGGAAAGCCTGAACGTCTATACCCGCGTCATTTCGGCCATTACGATGAACGAGGTGGCAGAGCCCTACATTCGCCGCCGCGCCATTCGTCACCTAGAGAAGAAGCGCGTTTGCATCTTTGCGGCGGGCACCGGGAACCCCTATTTCACCACCGATACGGCGGCGACACTGCGAGCCTCGGAGATGGATTGCGAGGCGATCTTCAAGGGCACCAAGGTGGACGGCGTTTACGATAAAGACCCCGCCAAGCACGCCGATGCCAAGCGCTACGAATCCGTGACCTATGACGAGGTTCTGGCGCAGCATCTGGGCGTCATGGACGCCAGCGCCATCGCATTGGCCCGCGAAAACGACCTGCCGATCATGGTCTTTTCCCTTGATGAACCGGGCGGGTTCCGCACGATTTTGTCGGGGCAGGGCACGTTCACGCGCGTCCACGACTAG
- a CDS encoding ABC transporter permease — MEPLTWSGSLGAFLNPLLVAALVIFTVGFVVNILLTLAGTRAGELEFNGDGTMSVRYTPIDYALSTMKYGVLLFVLCCFGFIIGGIVLPTIEQKGILGAMALRLLPVWIALIVTFVLSITFKRKLGLYGKLFDSPIGMAGFFLVMFWVFAAIFSGLFPLVPTHGAIDLVSSMRNELPGTPLPQGEINEGAYPYYLLGGDNLGRDVFSRVFFGAADVLSITPVATLFAFMVGITLGLPAGYFGGKLDTVLTFIANLALAFPVILLFFLLVTPEIVAAGVPQYMSMVLFLFPIMFLIVLFNSRYHTDPMRRNIYVGLAAAVGFWAYFSLISNASDPDAPIRFWPEALDLFDITGNLLIVFVSVVFVNSPTVFRIVRGITLDVKTRDYVAAAQTRGEGPWYIMLWEILPNARGPLIVDFCLRIGYTTILLGTLGFFGLGVSPESPDWGSTINEGRRLLTIYPHPALPPALALMTLVLGLNLLADGLREESLKD, encoded by the coding sequence ATGGAACCTCTCACCTGGTCCGGCTCCCTCGGAGCTTTCCTCAACCCGCTGCTCGTCGCCGCTTTGGTGATCTTCACCGTAGGTTTCGTGGTCAACATCCTCCTGACCCTTGCTGGCACCCGCGCCGGAGAGCTGGAGTTCAACGGCGACGGCACCATGTCCGTGCGCTACACGCCCATCGACTACGCACTGTCCACGATGAAATACGGCGTGCTGCTGTTTGTGCTGTGCTGTTTCGGCTTCATCATTGGCGGCATCGTTCTGCCCACGATCGAACAAAAGGGCATCCTTGGGGCCATGGCCCTACGGCTTCTTCCGGTCTGGATCGCGCTGATCGTGACCTTCGTCCTCTCGATCACCTTCAAGCGCAAGCTGGGGCTTTATGGCAAACTGTTCGATAGCCCCATCGGCATGGCCGGGTTCTTCCTTGTGATGTTCTGGGTCTTCGCGGCAATCTTTTCGGGCCTCTTTCCCTTGGTGCCAACCCACGGCGCGATCGACCTTGTGTCGTCCATGCGAAACGAGCTTCCCGGCACCCCATTGCCCCAAGGCGAGATCAACGAAGGCGCCTACCCCTATTACCTTTTGGGCGGCGACAATCTGGGCCGTGACGTGTTCTCCCGCGTGTTCTTCGGGGCGGCAGACGTTCTGTCCATTACGCCTGTGGCCACGCTCTTTGCCTTTATGGTGGGCATCACCCTTGGCCTGCCTGCGGGCTATTTCGGCGGCAAACTGGACACGGTGCTGACCTTCATCGCCAACCTCGCGCTGGCCTTCCCGGTCATTCTGCTGTTCTTCCTGCTGGTCACGCCGGAAATCGTCGCCGCGGGCGTGCCGCAATATATGTCGATGGTGCTGTTCCTGTTCCCGATCATGTTCCTGATCGTGCTGTTCAACTCTCGCTATCACACGGACCCGATGCGCCGGAACATCTACGTGGGCCTTGCCGCTGCGGTGGGCTTCTGGGCGTATTTCTCGTTGATCTCCAACGCCTCTGACCCCGATGCGCCAATCCGTTTCTGGCCCGAGGCGCTGGACCTCTTCGACATCACGGGCAACCTGTTGATCGTGTTTGTGTCGGTGGTCTTCGTGAACTCCCCCACTGTCTTCCGCATCGTGCGCGGCATCACCTTGGACGTGAAAACCCGCGACTACGTGGCCGCCGCCCAAACCCGCGGCGAAGGCCCGTGGTACATCATGCTGTGGGAAATCCTGCCCAACGCGCGCGGGCCGCTGATCGTCGATTTCTGCCTGCGCATCGGCTACACCACGATCTTGCTCGGCACCTTGGGTTTCTTCGGACTTGGCGTTTCCCCTGAATCGCCCGACTGGGGATCGACCATCAACGAAGGCCGCCGCCTTCTGACGATCTACCCCCACCCGGCCCTGCCCCCCGCGCTGGCGCTCATGACGCTGGTGCTTGGCCTCAACCTGCTGGCCGACGGCCTGCGCGAAGAGAGTTTGAAGGATTGA
- a CDS encoding ABC transporter permease, with protein MGAFILRRTGVMILTALCLTLVVFFLTNLFPNLEKLAKTQGNARMTDEEVVRWLDNNGYGGPMLIRYGEWLGVMPGWTLEDPETGEITGRCIDFGIDPADAPTRCGLLQGDLGFSTVSDEEVGNVLPGRLLLTLKLMGWAFGLMVPAALLVGVLAGMREGSRLDRTLSTFSIGSTATPEYVSGVIFIVLFASTTAGVSGTLTEWGWLGGDGWLGDRRTLFLGSARSAMEDITFWNFALPVTTIALYGMGYIARMTRASMAEVMTAQYIRTARLKGVSFRNIVMKHALRNALIAPFTVIMLQFPWLLTGVVIVETLFNYNGFGWTMVQAASNNDIELLLACSIVAVFVVLLTQLISDIGYVFLNPRIRIS; from the coding sequence ATGGGGGCTTTCATCCTGCGCCGGACCGGCGTGATGATCCTGACCGCACTCTGCCTGACGCTTGTTGTGTTTTTCCTGACCAACCTGTTTCCCAACCTGGAGAAACTGGCGAAAACCCAAGGCAACGCGCGCATGACCGACGAAGAGGTCGTGCGCTGGCTCGACAACAACGGCTACGGCGGCCCCATGTTGATACGCTACGGCGAATGGTTGGGTGTGATGCCCGGCTGGACGCTGGAAGACCCCGAGACCGGTGAAATCACCGGACGCTGCATTGATTTCGGCATCGATCCCGCCGATGCGCCCACCCGCTGTGGGTTGCTGCAAGGGGATCTGGGCTTCTCCACCGTTTCTGACGAAGAGGTCGGCAATGTCCTTCCCGGCCGCCTTCTGCTGACCCTGAAACTGATGGGATGGGCCTTTGGCCTGATGGTGCCCGCCGCCCTTTTGGTCGGGGTTCTGGCGGGGATGCGCGAAGGCTCCCGGCTGGATCGGACGCTATCGACCTTCTCCATCGGCTCCACCGCGACGCCGGAATATGTGTCGGGCGTGATCTTCATCGTGCTCTTTGCCTCCACCACCGCGGGCGTGTCTGGCACGCTGACGGAATGGGGCTGGCTCGGCGGGGACGGCTGGCTTGGCGACCGCCGCACCCTGTTCCTCGGCTCGGCCCGCTCCGCGATGGAAGACATCACCTTCTGGAATTTCGCCCTGCCCGTCACCACCATTGCCCTCTACGGCATGGGCTACATCGCGCGAATGACCCGCGCTTCCATGGCCGAGGTGATGACCGCGCAATACATCCGCACGGCCCGCCTCAAGGGCGTCAGCTTCCGCAACATCGTGATGAAACACGCCCTGCGCAACGCCCTGATCGCGCCCTTCACCGTCATCATGCTGCAATTCCCGTGGCTCCTGACCGGCGTGGTGATCGTCGAGACGCTGTTCAATTACAACGGCTTTGGCTGGACCATGGTTCAAGCGGCGTCCAACAACGATATCGAACTGCTTCTGGCCTGCTCCATCGTTGCCGTCTTCGTGGTCCTGCTGACGCAGCTGATCTCGGACATCGGCTACGTCTTCCTCAACCCTCGCATTCGCATCTCTTAA
- the miaA gene encoding tRNA (adenosine(37)-N6)-dimethylallyltransferase MiaA, producing the protein MIDIASLPSDKPVLIAGPTASGKTALAISIAQAQSRVIVNADALQVYDGWRVLTARPSPEETSAAPHHLFGHVPFTAHYDVGQWLKDVTPFLPQNPVIVGGTGLYFRALTQGLADIPPVPADVRAKADALPSEQLLAELHAGDPALTARIDCHNRMRVQRGWEVLRATGRPLSQWQDDTAPPLLPLPATTALALMPDRDWLNTRIARRFDQMIAQGALDEAQQNLARWPQAGGAAKAIGAPELIAYLQGTLSLDAAREAAIIATRQYAKRQRSWLRSNTKHWTQVSLP; encoded by the coding sequence TTGATTGATATCGCGTCCCTCCCCTCCGACAAACCGGTCCTGATCGCCGGGCCAACGGCGTCGGGCAAGACCGCGCTGGCGATTTCCATCGCTCAGGCGCAGTCGCGGGTCATCGTGAACGCCGATGCGTTGCAGGTCTATGACGGTTGGCGCGTGCTCACCGCCCGCCCCTCGCCCGAGGAAACATCCGCCGCCCCCCACCACCTCTTCGGCCATGTCCCCTTCACCGCGCATTACGACGTGGGCCAATGGCTCAAGGATGTTACGCCCTTCCTGCCCCAAAACCCCGTGATCGTCGGTGGCACGGGCCTGTACTTTCGCGCCCTCACCCAGGGCCTCGCCGATATCCCCCCCGTCCCCGCCGACGTCCGTGCCAAGGCCGACGCTCTCCCCTCTGAGCAACTTCTCGCCGAGCTGCACGCGGGCGACCCGGCGCTCACCGCCCGCATCGATTGCCACAACCGTATGCGCGTCCAGCGCGGGTGGGAGGTGCTCCGCGCCACCGGTCGCCCCCTCTCCCAATGGCAAGACGATACCGCGCCGCCCCTCCTTCCGCTCCCGGCCACCACCGCGCTTGCCCTGATGCCCGATCGTGACTGGCTCAACACCCGCATTGCCCGACGCTTCGACCAGATGATCGCCCAAGGCGCCCTCGATGAGGCCCAACAAAACCTGGCCCGCTGGCCCCAAGCGGGCGGTGCCGCCAAAGCCATCGGCGCGCCCGAACTCATCGCGTACCTGCAAGGCACCCTCTCCCTCGACGCGGCGCGCGAGGCTGCGATCATTGCCACGCGCCAATACGCCAAACGCCAACGCTCTTGGCTGCGCTCCAACACAAAGCACTGGACTCAAGTCTCGCTCCCCTAA
- a CDS encoding AraC family transcriptional regulator, protein MFEMSKKPIVHAVASLGKLRMQGAWRVELLHASPRNRLYWITRGQGRVTVNCVTRGYGPNTAVFVPAHVPMALELASQTQGLELCIPTDENLALPKDPFHLRVSNIESQATITSHIEKIEGELAAQAPALDQALTAYSLLVSTWMARELARQEGPIARENAHRLVEMFAAKLEENFRSGIGVSDYAKLLQVTPTHLSRVCREASGRPALALLTERTMYEARRLLQETDLPAREVAQQLGFSSPAYFTRAFSQSVGRTPSEFRKPPLRA, encoded by the coding sequence ATGTTTGAGATGTCGAAAAAACCCATTGTTCACGCCGTTGCCTCTTTGGGCAAACTGCGTATGCAAGGCGCTTGGCGGGTGGAGCTTTTGCACGCCTCTCCGCGCAATCGCCTCTATTGGATCACCCGCGGTCAGGGTCGCGTCACGGTTAATTGCGTGACACGGGGCTACGGCCCCAATACGGCGGTCTTCGTGCCCGCCCACGTTCCGATGGCGCTGGAGCTTGCCTCTCAAACCCAAGGGTTGGAGCTTTGCATTCCCACCGATGAGAATTTGGCCCTCCCCAAAGACCCCTTCCACCTGCGGGTCTCCAACATCGAAAGCCAGGCCACGATCACCTCTCATATTGAGAAGATCGAAGGTGAATTGGCCGCCCAGGCACCCGCCCTGGATCAGGCTCTCACCGCCTATTCTCTCTTGGTGTCCACATGGATGGCCCGAGAGCTGGCGCGGCAAGAAGGCCCCATCGCCCGTGAAAACGCCCATCGTCTGGTCGAGATGTTCGCCGCCAAACTGGAAGAGAACTTTCGCAGCGGCATCGGCGTCTCAGATTACGCCAAGCTTCTGCAAGTGACCCCCACCCACCTCAGCCGAGTCTGCCGGGAAGCTTCGGGCCGTCCGGCGCTCGCGCTTCTGACGGAACGCACCATGTACGAGGCCCGGCGGCTGTTGCAGGAAACCGACCTTCCGGCCCGTGAAGTCGCGCAGCAGTTGGGGTTCTCCTCGCCGGCCTATTTCACCCGTGCCTTCAGCCAATCTGTGGGCCGTACTCCGTCCGAGTTCCGCAAGCCACCCCTGCGCGCCTGA
- a CDS encoding ABC transporter substrate-binding protein, with translation MKDFTHTRAEAGLSTHPVAEMYAAEHKAGKLDRREFLVRSTALGLTATAAYSLIGATPARADGHRAVPAQGGTLRIQQEVRALKDPRTYDWSQMGNVTRGFVEYLIQYNNDGSFEGVLLESWEANEDATVYTLNVRQGVMWNNGDAFTAEDVAANLIGFCDSTVEGNSMATRMGGLVDPDTGVAREGAIEVVDEYTVRVTYPAPDITFVPGVADYPSAIQHRDLIGTNPADHGVGTGAYEITNYEVGVSATLSRKEGHTYWRDTYLDEIQFVDLGQDPAAWFAGAEADEFDMTYETVGEFIDLFDAIGWNKGEVTTAATVVIRPNQNNAPYDDVRVRNAIQMAVNNQVCLDLGVNGQGVVAENHHVCPIHPEYAELPPQVFDPEGARALLEESGHADTEFELVSIDDDYRKNTTDAVAAQLRDAGFNVTRTIIPGSTFWNDWTTYPFSSTNWNHRELGVMILNLAYRTGVPWNESGFSNEEFDTLLTEANGIQDADARREVMVRLETIMQEEGVTLQPYWRSLYNHARPGVVNASMHAKFEINPHYVGFEA, from the coding sequence ATGAAAGATTTCACTCACACGCGCGCAGAGGCAGGTCTTTCGACCCACCCCGTCGCCGAGATGTATGCCGCCGAGCATAAGGCCGGCAAACTGGACCGTCGCGAATTCCTCGTGCGCTCCACCGCTTTGGGTCTGACTGCCACAGCAGCCTATTCGCTGATCGGCGCCACACCGGCCCGCGCCGACGGCCACCGCGCCGTGCCCGCCCAAGGCGGCACATTGCGCATTCAGCAAGAAGTCCGCGCCCTCAAAGACCCGCGTACCTATGATTGGTCGCAAATGGGCAACGTTACCCGTGGCTTTGTTGAGTATCTGATCCAGTACAATAACGATGGCTCGTTCGAGGGCGTTCTGCTGGAAAGCTGGGAAGCCAATGAAGACGCCACCGTGTACACGTTGAACGTGCGCCAAGGCGTGATGTGGAACAACGGCGATGCCTTCACCGCCGAAGATGTTGCCGCCAACCTGATCGGCTTCTGTGACAGCACCGTTGAAGGTAACTCCATGGCCACCCGTATGGGCGGTCTTGTGGACCCCGACACCGGCGTTGCCCGTGAAGGCGCGATCGAGGTCGTGGACGAATACACCGTGCGCGTCACCTACCCCGCGCCCGACATTACTTTCGTGCCCGGCGTCGCTGATTACCCCTCGGCGATCCAGCACCGTGACCTGATCGGCACCAACCCGGCCGACCACGGCGTGGGCACCGGCGCCTACGAGATCACCAACTACGAAGTGGGCGTCTCTGCCACGCTGTCGCGCAAAGAAGGCCACACCTACTGGCGTGACACCTATCTGGACGAAATCCAGTTCGTTGACCTCGGCCAAGACCCGGCCGCTTGGTTTGCAGGTGCGGAAGCTGACGAATTCGACATGACCTACGAGACGGTCGGCGAATTCATCGACTTGTTCGATGCCATCGGTTGGAACAAAGGCGAAGTGACCACTGCGGCCACCGTTGTAATCCGTCCCAACCAGAACAACGCGCCCTACGACGATGTGCGCGTGCGTAACGCCATCCAGATGGCGGTGAACAACCAGGTCTGCCTCGATCTGGGTGTGAACGGTCAGGGTGTTGTGGCCGAAAATCACCACGTCTGCCCGATCCACCCTGAGTATGCGGAGCTTCCGCCTCAGGTGTTTGATCCCGAAGGCGCACGCGCGTTGCTGGAAGAATCCGGCCACGCCGATACCGAGTTCGAACTGGTCTCCATCGACGATGATTACCGCAAGAATACGACCGACGCCGTTGCCGCTCAGCTGCGCGACGCCGGATTCAATGTCACGCGGACAATCATTCCCGGTTCCACCTTCTGGAACGATTGGACGACCTATCCGTTCTCGTCGACCAACTGGAACCACCGTGAATTGGGCGTGATGATCCTTAATCTCGCGTACCGGACCGGTGTGCCATGGAACGAGTCGGGCTTCTCCAACGAAGAGTTTGACACGCTTCTGACGGAAGCCAACGGCATTCAGGACGCCGATGCACGTCGCGAGGTCATGGTTCGTCTGGAAACCATCATGCAGGAAGAGGGTGTGACGCTTCAGCCCTATTGGCGCTCTCTCTATAACCACGCCCGCCCCGGTGTGGTGAACGCCTCCATGCATGCCAAGTTCGAAATCAACCCCCACTACGTTGGTTTCGAAGCCTAA
- a CDS encoding ABC transporter ATP-binding protein, whose protein sequence is MATSSRTSDRAPYDGPILEIENLSISFFTRLREIPAVMDFSCTVMPGEAMGLVGESGCGKSTVALGVMQDLGVNGRIVGGTIKFKGRDLNAMSQEELRDLRGSEIAMIYQEPMASLNPAMKIGKQLMEVPMIHEGVSEKEAYKMALDVVTDVRLPDPERMLKSYPHQLSGGQQQRIVIAMALMSKPSLLILDEPTTALDVTVEAGIVDLVKGLGEKYGTSMLFISHNLGLVLETCDRLCVMYSGEAVETGSIEDVFDEMQHPYTQALFRSIPLPGADKNARPLVAIPGNFPLPHERPPGCNFGPRCDYFESGRCDAAPVPMERVPGNDRHASRCVKFKEIDWNAPIELAATTEKAPIGDVVLKVENLKKYYEVAANALFGGGDKKVVKANETLSFEARESETLAIVGESGCGKSTLAKVLMGLETATDGSIVMGSQEIQNTAIEDRDTKTVSNVQMVFQNPFDTLNPSMTVGRQIIRALEVFKIGNSDADRRNRMLELLDLVKLPRAFADRMPRQLSGGQKQRVGIARAFAGDAKIVVADEPVSALDVSVQAAVTDLLMEIQRREKTTLLFISHDLSIVRYLSDRVMVMYLGHVVEIGDTQQVFSPPYHPYTEALLSAVPIADTSVEKKHIVLEGDIPSAMNPPSGCPFQTRCNWKSEVPGGLCDRDVPPMRTLADGHQIKCHLAEDILARMDPVIKIAAE, encoded by the coding sequence ATGGCAACATCTTCCCGAACGTCCGACCGCGCGCCCTACGATGGCCCGATCCTCGAAATCGAAAACCTTTCGATCTCCTTCTTCACCCGCCTGCGCGAAATCCCCGCCGTGATGGATTTCTCTTGCACCGTGATGCCGGGCGAGGCGATGGGGCTGGTGGGCGAGTCGGGCTGCGGCAAATCCACCGTGGCCCTTGGCGTGATGCAGGATCTGGGCGTGAACGGGCGGATCGTCGGCGGCACGATCAAGTTCAAAGGACGCGATCTGAATGCGATGTCGCAAGAGGAACTGCGTGACCTGCGCGGGTCCGAGATTGCGATGATTTATCAGGAACCCATGGCGTCCCTGAACCCGGCCATGAAGATCGGCAAACAGCTGATGGAAGTGCCGATGATCCACGAAGGCGTGTCCGAGAAAGAGGCGTATAAGATGGCGCTGGACGTCGTCACAGACGTGCGCCTGCCGGACCCGGAGCGGATGCTGAAAAGCTATCCTCACCAATTGTCGGGCGGCCAACAGCAGCGCATCGTGATTGCTATGGCCTTGATGTCAAAGCCTTCTTTGCTGATCCTGGATGAACCAACCACGGCCCTTGATGTGACGGTGGAGGCAGGCATCGTGGACCTTGTGAAGGGTCTGGGCGAGAAGTACGGCACCTCCATGCTGTTCATCTCTCACAACCTTGGGCTGGTGCTGGAAACCTGTGACCGCCTCTGCGTGATGTACTCGGGTGAGGCGGTGGAAACCGGCTCTATCGAAGATGTGTTTGACGAGATGCAGCACCCCTATACGCAGGCGCTGTTCCGCTCCATCCCGCTGCCGGGTGCCGACAAGAACGCCCGCCCGCTTGTGGCGATCCCGGGCAACTTCCCCCTGCCCCATGAGCGGCCTCCGGGGTGTAATTTCGGGCCCCGCTGCGATTATTTTGAAAGCGGCCGCTGCGACGCCGCGCCGGTGCCGATGGAACGCGTCCCCGGCAATGACCGCCACGCCTCGCGCTGTGTGAAGTTCAAGGAAATCGACTGGAACGCCCCGATCGAGCTGGCCGCAACCACCGAGAAAGCGCCCATCGGCGATGTGGTCCTGAAGGTCGAAAACCTGAAGAAATACTACGAAGTCGCCGCCAACGCGCTCTTCGGCGGTGGCGACAAAAAGGTGGTTAAAGCCAATGAAACATTGAGCTTTGAGGCCCGCGAGTCCGAGACTTTGGCCATCGTGGGGGAGTCGGGCTGCGGCAAGTCCACCCTCGCCAAAGTGCTCATGGGCCTAGAGACCGCGACCGACGGCTCCATCGTCATGGGCAGTCAGGAAATTCAGAACACCGCGATCGAGGATCGGGACACAAAAACTGTCTCGAACGTCCAGATGGTGTTCCAAAACCCCTTCGACACCCTCAACCCCTCAATGACCGTTGGCCGCCAAATTATTCGCGCGCTGGAGGTCTTCAAAATCGGCAACAGCGACGCGGATCGGCGCAACCGAATGCTGGAACTGCTCGACCTGGTGAAGCTACCCCGCGCCTTTGCGGACCGGATGCCGCGCCAGCTTTCAGGCGGCCAGAAACAACGCGTCGGCATCGCGCGCGCTTTTGCGGGCGATGCCAAGATCGTGGTCGCGGATGAGCCTGTCTCGGCGCTGGATGTGTCGGTGCAAGCCGCAGTCACCGACCTGTTGATGGAGATCCAGCGCCGCGAAAAGACAACGCTTCTGTTCATCTCTCATGACCTGTCGATTGTACGCTACCTGTCGGACCGCGTGATGGTGATGTATCTGGGACATGTGGTGGAAATTGGCGATACACAACAAGTGTTTAGCCCACCCTACCACCCCTATACCGAGGCACTGTTGTCCGCTGTTCCCATCGCCGACACCTCCGTTGAGAAGAAGCATATCGTGTTGGAAGGCGACATTCCCTCGGCCATGAACCCGCCCTCGGGCTGTCCGTTCCAGACCCGGTGCAACTGGAAATCCGAAGTGCCCGGTGGCCTATGTGATCGCGACGTGCCTCCGATGCGGACCTTGGCTGATGGGCACCAGATCAAGTGTCATCTGGCGGAAGATATCCTGGCGCGGATGGACCCGGTGATTAAGATCGCGGCGGAATAG